A region of Pseudomonas saponiphila DNA encodes the following proteins:
- a CDS encoding benzoate/H(+) symporter BenE family transporter yields MNRTTTSLRWNDVFSPSVAALISVLVNYGGTFVLVFQAAELARLSTAQTASWVWAVSVGVGLSGLWLSLRYRAPIITAWSTPGAAFLATVMPSTPYAEVIGAYLISALGFMLLGATGAFDRLVRMIPKGIAAGLLAGILLQFGINAFGGASADPLLVIVLLVSYALLRRFTSRFAVVGILVIGLGLLIAQQRIDFSAVHLSLAVPLFTAPQFSLQALLGVALPLFVITLTGQYMPGMLVLRNDGYATSANPLLTVTGLGSLLMAPFGAHAFNVAAITAAICTGKDAHPDPKKRYIAGVACGLFYLLVGTFGVTLASLFMVLPKTFVSTLAGLALLGAIGGSLANAMADAATRETALITFLATAANVTLLGVGGAFWGLVAGLTAHLLIHGRAHPLAGRAATPESQR; encoded by the coding sequence ATGAACAGAACGACGACAAGCCTGCGCTGGAACGATGTTTTCTCGCCCAGCGTGGCGGCGCTGATTTCAGTGCTGGTGAACTACGGCGGAACCTTTGTCCTGGTGTTCCAGGCCGCCGAACTGGCACGGCTGTCAACGGCCCAGACCGCGTCCTGGGTCTGGGCGGTGTCGGTGGGCGTGGGGCTTTCCGGGCTGTGGCTGAGCCTGCGGTACAGAGCACCGATCATCACCGCCTGGTCCACCCCCGGCGCGGCCTTCCTGGCCACGGTGATGCCCTCCACGCCCTACGCCGAGGTGATCGGTGCCTATCTGATCTCGGCCCTGGGCTTCATGCTGCTGGGGGCCACCGGGGCCTTCGACAGGCTGGTACGGATGATCCCCAAGGGCATTGCCGCCGGCCTGCTGGCGGGCATTCTGTTGCAATTCGGGATCAACGCCTTTGGCGGCGCCAGCGCCGACCCGCTGCTGGTGATCGTGCTGCTGGTGTCCTACGCCCTGCTGCGGCGTTTCACCTCGCGCTTTGCCGTGGTGGGCATCCTGGTGATAGGCCTGGGGCTGCTCATCGCACAGCAGCGGATCGACTTTTCAGCCGTGCACCTGAGCCTGGCCGTACCCCTCTTCACGGCGCCGCAGTTCTCCCTGCAGGCCTTGCTGGGGGTGGCCTTGCCGCTGTTCGTCATCACCCTCACCGGCCAGTACATGCCCGGCATGCTGGTGCTGCGCAATGACGGCTACGCTACCAGCGCCAACCCGCTGCTCACGGTCACCGGCCTGGGTTCGCTGCTGATGGCCCCCTTCGGCGCCCACGCCTTCAACGTGGCGGCGATTACCGCGGCGATCTGCACCGGCAAGGACGCCCACCCGGACCCGAAAAAACGCTACATCGCCGGTGTCGCCTGCGGGCTGTTCTACCTCCTGGTGGGCACCTTCGGCGTGACCCTGGCCAGCCTGTTCATGGTGCTGCCCAAGACCTTTGTCAGCACCCTGGCGGGCCTGGCGCTATTGGGGGCCATCGGCGGCAGCCTGGCCAATGCGATGGCCGACGCGGCCACCCGGGAAACCGCGCTGATCACCTTCCTCGCCACGGCGGCCAACGTCACCCTGCTCGGAGTCGGCGGCGCCTTCTGGGGGCTGGTGGCCGGCTTGACTGCGCACCTGCTGATTCACGGCCGGGCCCATCCCCTCGCTGGCCGCGCCGCTACCCCTGAAAGCCAGCGTTGA